The Lichenihabitans psoromatis genome contains a region encoding:
- a CDS encoding aromatic ring-hydroxylating oxygenase subunit alpha, with amino-acid sequence MSQIVQTDFDWTLPSRDYRDPAVYERERQEIFARNWMLFSWSERLKQPGDYVTGTVAGYPVFVIRDDAGGIRAFHNVCRHRGAQLLTEESGHCGKLVVCPYHSWSYTRAGRLNKASDFGSDATFDPEAWSLYAIDAEEWRGLIFVRLKAGGPTLVEWLGPIHAMAESYPLEQQHYFMSKNRDCAVDWKTYGENYLECYHCRTMHPGLCAAMDIENYRIDTYQKERFFHLHAPKREGGLTRGLYFYRFPFLMLNLYDWGSSIATIEPLGPGRIKHINWYFFNDVSPDKAEENRKSVAWSAEIVSEDLDIITGVQRNLDAGIYERGPLSPKYETAVKGFQDMVREDLGAPRPLHSIAAE; translated from the coding sequence ATGAGCCAGATTGTCCAGACCGACTTCGATTGGACGCTTCCCTCGCGCGACTACCGCGACCCGGCCGTCTACGAGCGCGAGCGGCAGGAGATCTTCGCTCGTAACTGGATGTTGTTCTCCTGGTCGGAGCGTTTGAAGCAGCCGGGCGATTACGTGACCGGCACCGTCGCGGGCTATCCGGTCTTCGTCATCCGCGATGACGCGGGCGGCATACGGGCGTTCCACAACGTCTGCCGGCATCGCGGGGCGCAGCTGTTGACCGAGGAGAGCGGTCATTGCGGCAAGCTCGTCGTGTGCCCCTACCATAGCTGGAGCTACACACGCGCGGGGCGGCTTAACAAAGCGAGCGACTTCGGCTCCGACGCGACGTTCGATCCGGAGGCCTGGAGCCTCTACGCGATCGACGCCGAAGAATGGCGCGGTTTGATCTTCGTGCGGCTGAAGGCCGGCGGCCCGACCCTCGTGGAATGGCTCGGACCCATCCATGCGATGGCCGAAAGCTATCCGCTCGAGCAGCAGCATTATTTCATGTCGAAGAACCGCGATTGTGCGGTGGACTGGAAGACCTATGGCGAGAATTATCTCGAATGCTACCATTGCCGGACGATGCATCCGGGGCTCTGTGCCGCCATGGATATCGAGAATTACCGGATCGACACCTATCAGAAGGAGCGGTTCTTTCACCTGCACGCGCCCAAGCGCGAAGGCGGCCTGACGCGCGGCCTGTATTTCTACCGCTTCCCGTTCCTGATGCTGAACCTCTACGACTGGGGCAGTTCCATCGCGACGATCGAGCCGCTCGGACCCGGGCGGATCAAGCATATCAACTGGTATTTCTTCAACGACGTGTCGCCCGATAAGGCCGAGGAGAACCGCAAGTCCGTCGCATGGTCGGCCGAGATCGTGTCGGAGGACCTCGACATCATCACGGGCGTGCAGCGCAATCTCGATGCCGGTATATACGAGCGCGGCCCGTTGTCGCCGAAATACGAGACGGCCGTGAAGGGCTTCCAGGACATGGTCCGCGAGGACCTTGGCGCTCCGCGCCCCCTGCACAGCATCGCGGCCGAGTGA
- a CDS encoding FAD-dependent oxidoreductase → MTASLAHLYSPLTIRRTTIKNRIMSTGHDTTLPTAFVPNDALVAYQTARAEGGAGLIVIQVAGVHETARYTSHLLMATSDACIPGYRRLAEACHAQGATVFGQLFHPGREIMETAEGTAPVAYAPSAVPNQRFHVMPRAMSRVMIDEIVEGFGAAAARLEAAGLDGVEVVGSHGYLPAQFVNPRVNIRDDLYGGSFDNRLRFIRDVVAAIRRVTGPDFVVGLRFSAEDSDLHGLTAEEVLAVLKALDGSFDYFNLTVGSSASFGGALHIAPAMAFASGYGAPAAAAIKRQVSTPVFYTGRVNQPQDADRLIARGEADMVGMTRALICDPEMPNKAEQNRFDDIRACIACNQACIGHFQLGVPISCIQHPETGRELRYGRIEPAGHRKRVLVAGGGPGGLKAAAVAASRGHEVTLYEASDRLGGQALLAQLLPRRSEFGGIVTNLTHEAEQAGVRIVKRTRVDADLVGREKPDAIILATGALPRRPEVPGAESAHVVDAWQVLRDQVNVGASVLVADWRCDWIGMGVAEKLARAGCKVRLAVTGYMPGQRIQSYVRDQWAGVLHDLGIEVIPYAELYGVDADTVYLSHVSGKTPIIVDGIDTLVLSLGHDAETTLEAQLGGFDGALHVIGDCMTPRTAEEAVLEGLRAAWEL, encoded by the coding sequence ATGACGGCGTCGCTCGCCCATCTTTACAGCCCGCTGACCATCCGGCGGACCACGATCAAGAACCGGATCATGTCGACCGGGCATGACACGACGCTGCCCACCGCCTTCGTGCCGAACGATGCGCTGGTGGCCTACCAGACCGCCAGGGCCGAAGGCGGCGCGGGCCTGATCGTGATCCAGGTCGCGGGCGTGCACGAGACGGCGCGCTACACCTCCCATCTGCTGATGGCGACGAGCGACGCTTGCATTCCGGGCTATCGACGGCTCGCCGAAGCCTGCCATGCTCAGGGCGCGACCGTGTTCGGCCAGTTGTTTCATCCCGGTCGCGAGATCATGGAAACCGCCGAAGGGACGGCCCCGGTCGCCTATGCGCCGTCTGCGGTGCCCAATCAGCGCTTCCACGTGATGCCGCGCGCCATGAGCCGCGTGATGATCGACGAGATCGTCGAGGGGTTCGGCGCCGCCGCCGCGCGGCTGGAAGCCGCCGGGCTCGATGGGGTCGAGGTCGTCGGCAGCCATGGCTACCTGCCGGCCCAGTTCGTCAATCCGCGTGTCAACATACGCGACGACCTCTATGGCGGCAGTTTCGACAACCGGCTCCGCTTCATCCGGGACGTGGTGGCTGCCATCCGCCGTGTGACGGGGCCGGATTTCGTCGTTGGGTTGCGGTTCAGCGCTGAGGATTCTGACCTGCACGGCTTGACGGCCGAGGAAGTTCTCGCCGTTTTGAAGGCCCTCGACGGCAGCTTCGATTATTTCAATCTGACGGTCGGCTCTTCCGCGAGCTTCGGCGGGGCGCTGCATATCGCGCCCGCCATGGCGTTCGCCAGCGGCTATGGAGCGCCGGCCGCTGCTGCAATCAAGCGACAGGTGTCGACACCCGTGTTCTACACCGGCCGCGTGAACCAGCCGCAGGATGCCGACCGGCTGATCGCGAGAGGCGAGGCCGACATGGTCGGCATGACGCGCGCGCTGATTTGCGATCCGGAGATGCCCAACAAAGCCGAGCAAAACCGCTTCGACGATATCCGCGCCTGCATCGCCTGCAACCAGGCCTGCATCGGGCATTTTCAGCTCGGCGTTCCGATCTCCTGCATCCAACACCCGGAAACCGGTCGCGAATTGCGCTACGGCCGTATCGAACCGGCTGGGCATCGCAAGCGGGTGCTGGTTGCAGGGGGCGGCCCGGGCGGCCTCAAAGCCGCTGCGGTGGCGGCGTCACGCGGCCATGAGGTGACGCTCTACGAGGCGTCCGATCGGCTCGGCGGCCAAGCCTTGCTGGCGCAATTGCTGCCACGCCGGAGCGAGTTCGGTGGCATTGTCACCAACCTGACGCACGAAGCCGAGCAGGCCGGTGTCCGCATCGTCAAGCGCACCCGCGTCGACGCCGACCTCGTTGGGCGCGAGAAGCCCGATGCGATCATCCTTGCGACCGGCGCCTTGCCGCGCCGACCCGAGGTGCCGGGCGCAGAAAGCGCGCATGTGGTCGATGCGTGGCAGGTGCTGCGCGACCAGGTCAACGTCGGCGCCTCCGTGCTGGTGGCGGATTGGCGCTGCGATTGGATCGGCATGGGCGTGGCGGAAAAACTCGCCCGCGCCGGCTGCAAGGTGAGGCTCGCGGTCACCGGCTATATGCCCGGCCAGCGCATCCAATCCTACGTGCGGGACCAGTGGGCCGGCGTGCTGCATGATCTCGGCATCGAGGTCATCCCCTATGCCGAACTCTACGGCGTCGATGCCGACACGGTCTATCTCTCTCATGTCTCGGGCAAAACGCCGATCATCGTGGACGGGATCGACACGCTGGTGCTGTCGCTCGGCCACGACGCTGAGACGACGCTCGAGGCACAGCTCGGCGGTTTCGACGGCGCTCTTCATGTGATCGGCGATTGCATGACCCCGCGCACCGCTGAGGAAGCGGTGCTGGAGGGCTTAAGGGCCGCCTGGGAGCTCTGA
- a CDS encoding IS3 family transposase (programmed frameshift), with the protein MGRRPKPEEIVSKLRQVDVLVSQGKTVADSVRSIGVTEVTYYRWRKEFGGLKLDQVKRLKELETENMRLRKAIADLTLDKLILKEAAFGKLLSPARRRVCIEHVRQHLPVSERRVCAALGQHRSTQRKAPRGFDDEEALTGDIIELARQYGRYGYRKIAALLRDAGWLVNDKRVERIWRCEGLKVPAKQPKKGRLWLNDGSCIRLRPEHRDHVWSYDFVEDRTHDGRKFRTLNVVDEFTRECLAIRVARKLNSTDVIDVLSDLFILRGVPGHIRSDNGPEFIAQAVQDWITAVGAKTAYIAPGSPWENGYVESFNARFRDELLDGEIFYSLKEAQVIIESWRRHYNTVRPHGSIGYKPPAPEVFVPAFAAWPAAKPRPSPPAMLRVAPRPTMN; encoded by the exons ATGGGAAGACGACCGAAGCCTGAAGAGATCGTGAGCAAGCTGCGTCAGGTCGACGTGTTGGTCTCACAGGGGAAGACCGTTGCGGACTCGGTTCGCTCGATCGGGGTGACCGAGGTCACCTACTACCGGTGGCGGAAGGAGTTCGGCGGCTTGAAGCTTGACCAGGTCAAGCGCCTGAAGGAGCTGGAGACGGAGAACATGCGGCTTCGCAAGGCGATCGCCGACCTCACGCTCGACAAGCTGATTCTGAAGGAGGCGGCCT TCGGGAAACTTCTGAGCCCCGCGCGCCGGCGCGTCTGCATCGAGCATGTGCGACAGCATTTGCCTGTCTCCGAGCGCCGCGTCTGTGCGGCGCTCGGTCAGCACCGCTCGACGCAGCGCAAGGCGCCGCGGGGCTTTGACGACGAAGAGGCGTTGACGGGCGACATCATCGAGCTGGCGCGGCAGTACGGCCGCTACGGCTATCGCAAGATCGCGGCGTTGCTGCGCGATGCCGGGTGGCTGGTAAACGACAAGCGGGTCGAGCGCATCTGGCGATGCGAAGGGCTGAAGGTGCCGGCCAAGCAGCCGAAGAAGGGACGTCTCTGGCTCAACGACGGCTCCTGCATTCGCCTCCGGCCCGAGCACCGCGATCACGTCTGGTCGTACGACTTTGTCGAGGATCGCACGCATGACGGCCGCAAGTTCAGGACCCTCAATGTCGTCGACGAGTTCACCCGGGAGTGCCTGGCCATCCGGGTCGCGCGCAAGCTCAACTCGACCGACGTCATTGACGTTCTGTCCGACCTGTTCATCCTGCGCGGCGTGCCTGGTCACATCCGTTCGGACAACGGCCCCGAGTTCATCGCCCAGGCTGTGCAAGACTGGATCACGGCGGTTGGAGCAAAGACCGCCTATATTGCCCCAGGCAGCCCGTGGGAGAACGGCTACGTCGAGTCGTTCAACGCTCGCTTCCGAGACGAGCTGCTCGACGGAGAGATCTTCTACTCGCTCAAGGAAGCTCAGGTCATCATCGAAAGCTGGAGAAGGCATTACAATACTGTGCGCCCGCACGGATCAATCGGCTACAAGCCCCCGGCGCCGGAGGTCTTCGTGCCCGCCTTCGCCGCATGGCCGGCTGCGAAACCCCGACCATCTCCGCCGGCCATGCTCAGGGTGGCGCCCAGGCCGACCATGAACTAA
- a CDS encoding phosphatase PAP2 family protein: protein MSVLFLICLLALFLIDRPVAIWAAHLSPRVVQAGFFVTWFGTSGYMFLVSALVALAAFVLRRNESSRITREELTLLARRAVFFFLAIAASGLAVQGLKHIIGRARPRLIEQLGPFSLHPFSWPNDFASFPSGHTTSAFAAATALALMMPRARWGLLVCAVAIGISRVVVSAHYPSDVLAGAALGTSVTLLLARSMVRRGLALFPQSARHSWPSCRPG from the coding sequence GTGTCAGTTTTGTTTCTGATCTGCCTGCTCGCTCTCTTCCTGATCGATCGACCGGTTGCCATCTGGGCCGCGCATTTATCGCCACGGGTCGTGCAAGCGGGGTTCTTCGTCACCTGGTTCGGAACATCCGGCTACATGTTTTTGGTATCGGCTCTCGTGGCGCTCGCGGCATTTGTGCTTCGCCGGAATGAATCTAGCCGCATCACACGGGAGGAGCTGACTCTGCTGGCACGGCGAGCCGTGTTCTTCTTCCTTGCGATCGCGGCCTCGGGCCTCGCTGTCCAGGGTCTCAAACACATCATCGGCCGGGCGAGACCAAGGCTCATCGAGCAGTTGGGACCCTTCTCCCTGCATCCGTTCAGTTGGCCGAATGATTTTGCCAGCTTCCCGTCCGGCCATACGACATCCGCTTTCGCGGCCGCGACCGCACTTGCGTTGATGATGCCGCGCGCGCGTTGGGGCTTGTTGGTCTGCGCCGTCGCGATCGGCATCTCACGGGTGGTGGTGAGTGCCCATTACCCGAGCGACGTGCTGGCCGGCGCGGCGCTCGGCACGAGCGTGACGCTGCTTCTGGCGCGCAGCATGGTGCGCCGGGGCCTCGCGCTGTTTCCGCAGTCTGCAAGGCATAGCTGGCCAAGCTGTAGGCCGGGATGA
- a CDS encoding TIM44-like domain-containing protein: protein MFSRKRSNAVVRGGLLALALLAAAPVGIHSAEARAGGGFSFGSRGARTYSMPPSTATAPRAAQPFQRTETPASSGFAANAAQPRRFGGFGTGLAAGLLGAGLFGMLGGGGFFGGLNGIGSLFGLLFQFALIAGVVMLAMRWFRSRSATPSMASGPSMQARSGFSGFGGGSQPARPATVPLAVQPQDFAAFEQALIAIQTAFSREDTNALSRLTTPEILRYFGADLDANRARGVRNDIADVKLLQGDLSEAWREGVADFATVAMRFDARDTMVDRTSGRVVDGNPNQRSEVAELWTFRRDNGGPWLLSAVQQTA from the coding sequence ATGTTTTCGCGCAAGCGTTCGAATGCGGTGGTGAGGGGCGGCCTTCTGGCGCTTGCACTGCTGGCTGCGGCGCCGGTTGGCATTCATTCGGCCGAGGCGCGCGCCGGCGGCGGGTTCAGCTTCGGCTCGCGCGGCGCACGGACCTATAGCATGCCGCCGTCCACCGCGACAGCGCCGCGTGCGGCACAGCCATTTCAGCGGACCGAAACCCCAGCCTCCAGCGGCTTCGCCGCCAATGCGGCTCAACCGCGTCGCTTCGGCGGTTTCGGCACCGGGCTCGCGGCGGGCCTTCTCGGCGCCGGCCTGTTCGGCATGTTGGGCGGTGGCGGGTTTTTTGGTGGCCTCAACGGCATCGGTTCGCTCTTTGGGCTGCTGTTCCAGTTCGCTTTGATTGCCGGCGTGGTCATGCTGGCGATGCGCTGGTTCCGCTCGCGCTCTGCAACGCCTTCCATGGCAAGCGGCCCGTCGATGCAGGCCCGCAGCGGGTTCAGCGGCTTCGGAGGCGGCTCGCAGCCGGCTCGACCCGCCACGGTGCCGTTGGCTGTTCAGCCGCAGGATTTCGCTGCGTTTGAACAAGCCCTGATCGCGATCCAGACCGCCTTCAGCCGTGAGGACACCAATGCGCTGTCACGGCTGACGACGCCGGAAATCCTGCGCTACTTCGGCGCCGATCTCGACGCGAACCGCGCCCGCGGCGTTCGGAACGACATCGCTGACGTCAAGCTGTTGCAGGGCGACTTATCCGAAGCTTGGCGGGAGGGGGTAGCCGATTTTGCAACCGTCGCGATGCGCTTCGACGCGCGTGACACGATGGTGGATCGAACCTCCGGTCGCGTTGTCGACGGCAATCCCAACCAGCGAAGCGAGGTTGCCGAGTTGTGGACGTTCCGTCGAGACAATGGCGGCCCGTGGCTGCTCTCGGCCGTCCAACAGACGGCCTGA
- a CDS encoding ParA family protein produces the protein MQVIAVGQSKGGVGKTTLAINVAGELVKLGRSVTLVDADPQGCAVQWAEPRKLGFSVRQELVGLRNVSLWIRNVLKTSGDIVIVDMPSGFGITFETAVLISDLVVIPCGPSSLDLNSAKKTILKARESSRVDPDMRLKVVLAPTRVDLETDEGQQISDALTDLGETVSPYLSYDVDYVRSFAAGKPVSTFAPGKPVDREVQALTSFLLRSIPS, from the coding sequence ATGCAAGTCATCGCGGTCGGACAGAGCAAAGGCGGGGTTGGCAAAACCACTCTTGCGATCAACGTCGCCGGAGAATTGGTCAAACTCGGGCGGTCAGTCACGCTCGTCGATGCCGACCCGCAAGGTTGTGCCGTGCAATGGGCCGAGCCGCGCAAGCTCGGCTTCAGTGTGCGTCAGGAGCTCGTTGGCCTCCGCAACGTCTCGCTATGGATCCGCAACGTCCTCAAGACCTCGGGCGACATCGTGATCGTCGACATGCCATCCGGCTTCGGGATTACTTTCGAGACAGCCGTGCTGATCTCGGACCTCGTGGTGATCCCATGCGGCCCCTCGAGCCTCGATCTGAACTCGGCCAAGAAGACGATCCTGAAAGCGAGGGAATCGAGCCGCGTCGATCCCGATATGCGATTGAAGGTGGTTCTCGCGCCGACCCGCGTCGATCTCGAGACGGATGAAGGACAGCAGATCAGCGATGCGCTCACCGATCTCGGCGAGACCGTCAGCCCTTATCTCAGCTACGACGTCGACTATGTGCGATCGTTCGCGGCCGGCAAGCCCGTCTCGACCTTTGCGCCCGGAAAGCCGGTCGACCGCGAGGTTCAAGCTCTGACGAGCTTTCTCCTGCGGTCGATCCCGTCATAG
- a CDS encoding glutathione S-transferase family protein, with product MGLLVDGVWHDQWYDTGATGGRFIRKDSAYRHWITPSGSPGPTGKGGYAAEPGRYLLYVSLACPWAHRTLIARAIKGLEGSIDIAVTHWLMRQDGWTFHPGPGVIPDPIHGAQVLHEVYTAADPHYSGRVTVPVLWDRQTGTIVNNESADIIRMLGTAFDEAGARVGDLYPADLREEIDGLNARIYDTLNNGVYKAGFATTQGAYEEAVTPLFETLTWLDKRLADNRYHCGPHLTEADIRLFTTLIRFDAVYIGHFKCNLRRIVDYPNLIAYTRDLYQTPGFGSTVNLDHIKHHYYESHPTINPTGIVPLGPLLDFSAPHGRG from the coding sequence ATGGGACTTCTGGTCGACGGCGTCTGGCACGATCAATGGTACGACACGGGCGCGACGGGCGGCCGATTCATCCGCAAAGACAGCGCTTATCGTCACTGGATCACGCCATCCGGCAGCCCCGGCCCCACCGGCAAGGGGGGCTACGCGGCCGAACCAGGCCGCTATCTGCTCTATGTCAGCCTGGCCTGTCCCTGGGCCCATCGCACCTTGATCGCACGCGCCATCAAAGGGCTCGAGGGCAGCATCGACATCGCCGTCACGCACTGGCTGATGCGGCAGGATGGCTGGACCTTCCACCCAGGACCGGGCGTCATCCCCGATCCGATCCATGGCGCGCAGGTTCTGCATGAAGTCTACACGGCGGCCGACCCGCATTACAGTGGACGAGTCACCGTTCCGGTCTTGTGGGATCGCCAGACCGGCACGATCGTCAACAACGAATCAGCCGATATCATTCGCATGCTCGGCACGGCCTTTGACGAGGCTGGGGCAAGGGTAGGTGATCTCTACCCCGCCGACCTCCGTGAGGAGATCGATGGTTTGAATGCTCGGATCTACGACACGCTGAACAACGGCGTCTACAAGGCCGGGTTTGCAACCACACAGGGCGCCTATGAGGAGGCGGTCACTCCCCTTTTCGAGACCCTGACTTGGCTGGATAAACGGCTGGCGGACAATCGCTACCACTGTGGGCCGCATCTCACCGAGGCCGACATCCGCCTTTTCACGACACTTATTCGTTTCGATGCGGTCTATATCGGCCACTTCAAATGCAACCTGCGTCGCATCGTCGACTATCCGAACCTCATCGCCTACACGCGCGATCTCTACCAGACGCCGGGGTTCGGCTCGACCGTTAACCTCGATCACATCAAGCATCATTACTACGAGAGCCATCCAACCATCAATCCGACCGGCATCGTCCCCCTTGGACCACTGCTCGATTTCAGCGCCCCGCACGGGCGCGGTTAA
- the dinB gene encoding DNA polymerase IV yields MTAVGEPASTRDAAAEIIDAEPHRKIIHVDMDAFFASVEQRDNPDLRGKPVAVGGSRERGVVAAASYEARSFGVHSAMASVTARRKCPDLIFVKPRFEVYKEVSQQIREIFAEHTPVIEPLSLDEAYLDVTENLRGLASATAIAEDIRSKIRATTGLTASAGVSYNKFLAKLASDYRKPDGLFVITPRMGASFVETLAVGKFHGVGPVTAAKMNGLGIATGLDLRRQTLAFLQAHFGKSGPYYHAVARGIDHRPVRADRIRKSVGAENTFSSDLTAIEAMRDNLQPIFDKVWRHCEGSGARGSTVTLKVKYADFQLITRSRSVATPVASRATIEAISFALLDALVPFEKGVRLLGVSLSNFRHEAPLAAAQLDLDL; encoded by the coding sequence ATGACGGCCGTCGGAGAGCCCGCCTCGACCCGCGACGCGGCCGCGGAGATAATCGACGCCGAGCCACACCGGAAGATCATTCATGTCGACATGGATGCCTTTTTCGCGTCGGTCGAGCAGCGAGATAATCCGGACCTTCGGGGCAAACCCGTCGCGGTCGGCGGATCGCGAGAACGCGGCGTCGTGGCGGCCGCGAGCTACGAGGCGCGTTCCTTCGGGGTCCATTCGGCCATGGCATCCGTTACGGCGCGGCGGAAATGCCCCGACCTGATCTTCGTCAAGCCGCGTTTTGAGGTTTATAAGGAGGTCTCGCAGCAGATCCGCGAGATCTTCGCCGAACATACCCCGGTCATCGAGCCTCTGTCGCTCGACGAGGCCTATCTCGATGTCACCGAGAATCTGCGGGGTCTCGCCTCGGCAACCGCAATCGCGGAAGACATCCGGTCAAAGATTCGCGCCACGACCGGCCTGACGGCTTCGGCCGGCGTCTCCTACAACAAATTTCTAGCCAAGCTCGCCTCCGACTATCGCAAGCCAGACGGCCTCTTCGTCATCACGCCGCGTATGGGCGCGAGCTTCGTCGAGACCTTGGCGGTCGGTAAGTTTCACGGCGTCGGCCCTGTCACAGCCGCTAAGATGAATGGCCTCGGCATTGCGACGGGGCTGGATCTCCGCCGGCAGACGCTGGCGTTCCTGCAGGCGCATTTCGGCAAATCCGGCCCGTATTATCACGCGGTGGCGCGCGGCATCGACCATCGGCCGGTGCGGGCCGATCGCATTCGCAAATCGGTCGGAGCCGAAAATACCTTTTCGAGCGATCTCACCGCGATCGAAGCCATGCGCGACAATCTGCAGCCGATCTTCGACAAGGTCTGGCGCCATTGCGAGGGCAGCGGCGCACGCGGCTCGACCGTGACCCTGAAGGTCAAATATGCCGACTTTCAGCTGATCACGCGCAGCCGCTCGGTCGCGACGCCCGTCGCGAGCCGGGCCACGATCGAGGCGATCAGCTTCGCCCTGCTCGACGCGCTTGTTCCGTTCGAAAAGGGCGTGCGTCTGCTCGGCGTGTCGCTCTCCAATTTCCGCCATGAGGCACCACTGGCCGCCGCACAACTCGATCTCGATCTCTGA
- a CDS encoding ATP-dependent helicase, with product MSAAYLAKLNAEQRLAVEYGVGRAAETAPLLVIAGAGSGKTNTLAHRVAHLIVNGADPRRILLLTFSRRAASEMRKRVERLSAEVMGRDASIMTDALTWAGTFHGIGARLLRLYADQLGLDPAFTIHDREDSADLMNLVRHELGFSKTAKRFPTKGTCLAIYSRVVNAEMPLDEVLRRTFPWCSGWSRELRDLFGAFVDAKQHQNVLDYDDLLLCWAQAVADATLAADMGERFDHVLIDEYQDTNCLQASILLGLKPDGQGLTVVGDDAQSIYSFRAATVRNILDFPARFSPPARVITLDRNYRSTQPILAAANAAISLAAERFTKNLWTERASTEKPHLVTVRDESGQAQYVVERVLENREGGIALKQQAVLFRTSHHSGPLEVELVRRNIPFVKFGGLKFLDAAHVKDMLALLRWIENPRDRVAGFRVLQLMPGVGPGAAQRVLDRLADAADIDTALREAPAPPRAGPDWTEFLHVVGLIRSGQPGWPAEIELARLWYVPHLERMHDDAAMRQADLLQLEQIAAGYPSRERFLTELTLDPPDATSDQAGVPLRDEDYLILSTIHSAKGQEWRSVFVLNVVDGCIPSDLGTGTQDEIEEERRLLYVAMTRAKDDLHLLVPQRFFTHGQSAMGDRHVYAARTRFLPSSLLPLFALGTWPRASQQPERETSGRQSVRIDVGARLRGMWT from the coding sequence GTGTCTGCCGCCTATCTGGCCAAGCTCAACGCCGAACAGCGGCTCGCCGTCGAATATGGCGTCGGTCGCGCGGCCGAGACCGCGCCTTTGCTGGTCATCGCCGGGGCGGGGTCGGGCAAAACCAATACGCTCGCGCATCGGGTCGCGCATCTCATCGTCAATGGCGCAGACCCGCGTCGCATCCTGCTGCTCACCTTCTCGCGCCGCGCCGCCTCCGAGATGCGGAAGCGGGTCGAGCGACTCTCGGCCGAGGTGATGGGCCGAGATGCCAGCATCATGACCGATGCCCTGACCTGGGCCGGTACCTTCCACGGCATCGGCGCCCGCCTGCTTCGCCTCTACGCCGATCAACTTGGACTCGATCCGGCGTTCACGATCCATGATCGGGAGGATTCGGCCGACCTGATGAACCTCGTCCGCCACGAGCTCGGATTTTCGAAAACCGCAAAGCGTTTTCCGACCAAAGGCACCTGCCTCGCCATCTACTCGCGGGTCGTGAATGCCGAGATGCCCCTCGACGAGGTGCTGCGGCGGACGTTCCCCTGGTGTTCCGGCTGGAGCCGTGAATTGCGCGACCTGTTCGGCGCGTTCGTGGACGCCAAACAACACCAGAATGTCCTGGACTACGATGATCTGCTGCTGTGCTGGGCCCAGGCTGTCGCCGATGCGACACTGGCGGCCGACATGGGCGAGCGGTTCGATCATGTGCTGATCGACGAATATCAGGACACCAATTGCCTACAAGCCTCGATCCTGCTCGGCCTGAAGCCGGATGGCCAGGGATTGACGGTCGTGGGCGACGACGCCCAATCGATCTATTCGTTCCGCGCCGCGACCGTGCGGAATATCCTCGACTTTCCGGCTCGGTTTTCGCCCCCGGCCCGTGTCATCACGCTCGATCGGAATTATCGATCGACACAGCCCATCCTCGCGGCCGCCAACGCGGCTATCAGCCTTGCGGCGGAGCGTTTCACGAAAAACCTCTGGACGGAGCGCGCCTCGACCGAAAAGCCGCATCTCGTCACAGTCCGCGACGAATCCGGACAGGCGCAATATGTGGTCGAGCGCGTGCTCGAAAATCGCGAAGGCGGTATCGCGCTGAAACAGCAAGCCGTGCTGTTCCGAACTTCACATCACAGCGGCCCGCTCGAGGTCGAGCTCGTCCGCCGCAACATTCCATTTGTGAAATTCGGCGGCCTCAAGTTCCTGGATGCGGCACACGTTAAGGACATGCTGGCCTTACTCCGCTGGATCGAAAACCCGCGTGATCGGGTGGCCGGCTTCCGTGTCCTGCAGTTGATGCCGGGTGTCGGGCCCGGCGCGGCTCAACGCGTGCTCGATCGGCTCGCCGATGCGGCCGACATCGACACAGCGCTCCGCGAGGCTCCCGCCCCACCGCGTGCCGGGCCGGACTGGACGGAATTCCTGCATGTCGTCGGCCTGATACGTTCTGGCCAGCCCGGCTGGCCGGCCGAGATCGAGCTCGCACGGCTTTGGTACGTGCCGCATCTCGAGCGCATGCACGATGATGCGGCGATGCGCCAGGCGGACCTGTTGCAACTGGAGCAGATCGCTGCCGGTTATCCGTCTCGCGAGCGGTTTCTGACCGAACTGACGCTCGATCCACCGGACGCCACGAGCGATCAGGCTGGGGTTCCCCTGCGCGACGAGGATTATCTTATTCTGTCGACTATTCATTCGGCTAAGGGTCAGGAATGGCGATCGGTCTTCGTGTTGAACGTGGTCGATGGCTGCATACCGTCGGATCTCGGCACGGGCACCCAGGATGAGATCGAGGAAGAGCGCCGCCTGCTGTATGTCGCGATGACACGGGCGAAGGACGACCTGCATCTGCTCGTTCCGCAGCGGTTCTTCACCCACGGGCAATCAGCGATGGGCGATCGGCACGTCTATGCGGCACGGACCCGCTTTCTCCCCTCATCGCTTCTGCCGCTGTTTGCGCTCGGCACATGGCCCCGCGCGAGCCAACAGCCTGAACGCGAGACGAGCGGACGGCAGAGCGTTCGGATCGACGTCGGCGCACGCCTGCGCGGCATGTGGACCTAG